Genomic DNA from Gemmatimonadota bacterium:
GGTCAGCACCACACCCGCCTCCCCAGAGGGCGCCCTGCCGGTGGTGACGTTCACCGAAGAGGTGAGCTTCCACATCAACGGCGACGAGCTGCACGCCTTCCACGTCGCCAATGCCCATACGGACGGGGATGCCATCGTGCACTTCGTGGGGGCCAATGTGGTGCACATGGGTGACACCTTCTTCCGCGACCGCTTTCCCTTCATCGATACGGCGAGCGGGGGCTCGATCGACGGTGTGATCGCGGCGGCCGGTGCGGCGCTCGCGGTGATGGACGCCAACACGCAGGTGATCCCCGGCCACGGTGCGTTGTCCACCCGGGTGGACCTGCAGAACTACCGGGACGCGCTCAAGAGCATGCGCGACGCCGTGGCGGGGATGATGGAGCGGGGCATGTCACTCGAGCAGATGCAGGCCGCCCGGCCACTGCGCGCGCAGGCGGAGCGCTGGGGCCAGGACCAGGCCGCGGAGGAGTCGTTCGTGGCCACGATCCACCATGGCTTGGGAGGACGCTGAACCGGGTGGAATCGCCCCCCCCGTCCGGTCGTATGGCAGAGCAGTTGAGCGGGCGGCGCTGAGCCTTTGTCAGGCGGAGCCCGCGCCCACGCGCCTGGAGGTCCGATGCCACTCGATCGACGCCAATGGCTTCGCCGCGCCGCAGCGGGCGCCGCCACGCTGTGGCTCGACCCCCGCCGCCTCGGCGCCCAGGAGGCGAGTCAGCGCATGCGCGCCATCCCGTCCACGGGCGAGGAGCTTCCCGTGGTGGGCCTGGGCAGCGCCCGCACGTTCAGCGTCTCCTGGGGCGGCGCTGAGCTCGACGCCCTGCGGGAAGTGCTCCGTCTCTTTCATGAAGGGGGCGGCCGCCTGTTCGACACCGCACCGACGTACGGTGGTGCCGAGGCGGTCTCGGGTCGGTTGGCGCGGGAGCTGGAGATCCACCGGGGTCTGTTCTTCGCCACCAAGATCTCGACGGGAGGTGGACGGCGTGCGGCCGTCGCGCAGGAGCAGGGCTCGCTGGAGACGTGGGGCCGGGAGGTCATCGACCTGAACCAGGTGCACAACCTCCTCGATGTCCGGGAGCATCTGCCCTATCTGCGCGAGGAGAAGGAGGCGGGGCGGGTGCGCTACATCGGCGTCACCACGTCGCGCATCCCGCAGCACGACGCCACCGAGGCCGTTCTACGCCGCGAGCCGATGGACTTCGTGCAGTTGAACTACTCGCTGGGTGAGCGCCAGGCCGCGGACCGGTTGCTCCCCCTGGCCCTGGATCGCGGTCTCGCCGTGATCGTCAACGAGCCCTTCAACGCCGGTGGCCTGTTCCGCGCCGTGCGCGGCCAATCCCTGCCGGAATGGGCCGCCGAGTTCGACTGCGCGAGCTGGGGGCAGTTCTTCCTCAAGTACATCCTCTCGCACCCTGCCGTGACCGTGGTCATCCCGGCCACCGGCGACCCCGAGCACCTCCTCGACAACATGGGCGCGGGGCTGGGGCGCTTGCCGGACGCGGAGATGCGGAGACGGATGGAGGCGTTCTTCGACGGGCTGTAGGGACCTGCTGGGACTCGCCCGCCCGTGTCCGGTGCGGGGCGCGCTGACGCGTCCTCAGCCCTTCCAGACTTCTCCGAACAGACGCACCCAGTTCCCGCCGATCACCTTCTCGATGATGCGGTCGTTGTGCCCGCGGCTCGACAGGCGGTCGGCGATCATCTCCATGCGGCGATGCGAGTTCAAGTCTGGCACCGTGAACAGGACGTCCGGGTCTTCGGCGGGTGCCGCGATCCCGGCGGCCAGGCGGCCGGACACGAACTCGCGGTGCTTGGACCAGTACTCGTCCGACCCGTCGATGGGCGTGATGGAGAGGTCGCTACCGATCCCCACGTGGTCTTCACCACACACCTGCAGCGCGTGCTCGATGTGGGCGATGACGTCGTCCCCGGTGGGCACGCGCCCGGGGGAGAGGAAGGGCATCAGATAGATCCCCACCACGCCGCCCCCTTGGGCGGCGGCGCGCAGCTCCTCGTCATCCTTGGAGCGGGGGTGAGGCGCCACGGCGTTGCAGCCGGTATGCGTGATGCCCACCGGCACGCGCGACGCCGCGATACCTTCCGCGGTGGTGCGCTTGCCGCAGTGCGAAAGATCGACGATCGATCCCAGCTCATTCAGCCGCTCGACCACCTGCCGACCGAAGGTGCTGAGGCCGGCGTTGCCCGGTTCCAGGCACCCGTCGCCCACCAGGTTGCGCACGTTGTAGGTGAGCTGCACCACCCGCACCCCCATCTCGTGGAAGACGTCCACACGGGAGAGGTCTCCTTCGTAGGGGGTGGTGTCCTGGAAGCCCAGCACGATGCCCACCTGACCGCCCGCCTTGGCCTGGTGCAGCTGCTCCACCGTGCGCACCATGTGGAACACATCCGGCCACTTCTCCACGTTGGTGAACCAGGGCGACATGCGTCGGAGCGTGTTCACCGTATCCCCGGCGCTCACGGTGACGTTCATGGCGGTGATGCCCGAGGTACGGGCGTTGTTCACCATGACGTCGTCCAGCGGTGGGTTCTCCGGATAGTTGAAGTAGCCGGGGCTTCCCAGGAAATCGATCACCATGGCGTCGTCGTAGCCCGGCCACAGCGGCCTCACGGAGGTCCTGCCGCGGGGTGTAGCACCGTCCGGCATTGCCCCCAACAACGACGGAGTGACGCCCGCCGCGGCGGCGTAGCGGATGAAGTCTCGGCGGGGCACGGTCATGGCGGTTCTCCCGTATCGTGGCAGACCACGAGAGTGCGGCAGAAGGGCAGGCGGCGCCAGGCCTCCGGAACACGTCCCCAGCGCGAGGGTCGTTAGCGCGTACGAGGGTCTGCGCCGTTCCCGCATCAATACGAGTGGAGGTCGCCGATGGAGGTTCGCGTCCTGGGCCGCACGGGGATCCGCGTGTCGGCGTTGGCTCTCGGTACCGCGAACTTCGCCGACCCCACCCCGGAGGCCGAGGCCCGCCTGATCCTGGATCGCGCCATCGACGCTGGGATCAACCTGATCGACACCGGAGACAGCTACGGCGGGGGAGAGGCCGAGCGCATCATCGGTCGGGCCCTCAAGGCGAACGGCCGCCGACAGCAGGTGGTTGTCTCGACCAAGGTGTTCCCGCCGACCGGGCCGGGCCCCAACGATCGGGGGAACTCCCGGCTGCACATCCTGCGCGCCTGCCACGAGTCTCTCCAGCGTCTGCAGACCGACTACATCGATCTGTATTTCCTCCATCGGTTCGATCCGGACACGCACCCCGAGGAGACCCTGCGCGCCCTGGACGATCTGGTCCGGGAGGGGAAGGTTCGCTACGTCGCCTGCTCCACCTTTCCGGCCTGGCGGGTGATGGAGGCGTTGGCCATCAGCGAGCGGCGCGGGTACGCACGCCTCTGCTGTGAGCAGCCGCCGTACAACCTCTTGGACCGCCGCATCGAGAACGAGCTGCTTCCGCTCTGTCGGGAGCACCAGCTCGGGGTGCTGGTCTGGGCGCCGATCGCCCAGGGCGTGTTGGCCGGTCGCTATGCGAACGCGGCCGCGCTCCCCGAGGGATCCAGGGCGCGCTCGCGCGGCGGGATCTACGCGGAGCGGGTCACGGCAGAGGGGATCGCAGTGGGCAACCGGTTCGTGGCGTTGGCCAGGGAGACCGGGATGTCGCCGATCCAGCTTGCCGTGCTCTGGGCCAAGGACCAGCCCGGCGTCACGGCACCGCTGATCGGGCCGCGCACCGCGGCGCACCTGGAGGACTACCTGCCCGTCGGGGACATGCGGCTGAGCGACGAAGTGCGCCGCGCCTGTGACGATCTGGTGCCGCCCGGCACCATGGTGGTCAACTTCCACAATTCGGCGGGCTGGGGGGCGGGAAGCCGGACGTTGGGGGTGGCGGACCGGAACTGAGCGCGGCGGGCAGGAGATCCAAGGGGGGACGGTCTCTGGCCCCTGGCCCCCGTCATCCCCACACTGCATCCGACAGGGCCTGAGCCTCTCCGGCCATCGACGAGCTCTTCACGAGGCGACTTCCGTGCGCGCGCTCATTCAGCCATCGGCACTCGTACTCATTCTGCTGGCCTCCTGGGGAACGGCTGCTTCGGCGCAGTCTCCCGAACTCTGGGCCGACATGCACTGGCGCTCCATCGGTCCCACGCGGGCCGGGCGGACCCGCGCGCTCGACGGAGTCGCCAGTCAGCCCAACGTCTTCTATGTCGGCTTCGACAATGGCGGCGTCTGGCGCTCCACCGACTACGGCTCGAACTGGGAGCCGCTCTTCGACGCCCAGCCGACCGGTTCCATCGGTGCGATCGCGGTGGCTCCCTCGAATCCGGACATCATCTACGTGGGGAGCGGCGGGGGCATCATCCGCCCGGACCTGTCTACCGGGGACGGGATGTACAAGTCCACCGACGCCGGTGCGACCTGGACGCACCTGGGGCTGCGGGACAGCCAGATGATCGCCGATGTGGTGGTGGACCCGAACGATCCCGATCGGCTGTTCGTGGCCGTGCTGGGACACCCGTACGGGCCCAATGAGGAGCGTGGGATCTACCGGTCCACGGATGGGGGCCAGACCTTCGAGCAGGTGCTCTACCGCGACGCCTACACGAGCGGGAACGACGTCCTGCTGGATCCGTCGAACCCGAACACGGTCTACGCGACGCTCTGGGAGCAGCAGCAAGGGTTCCAGGAAGGTGCCGCCTTCGGAGGCGCGGGCACCAGCATCTACAAGTCGACCGACGGTGGTACGACGTGGCGCCCCCTGAGCGAGGGCCTTCCCAACGTGATCCAGGCGAACCTCGCGCTGGCGCCGAGCAACCCGCGACTCCTGTACGCCATGGTGGCGGGTACGCCGCGAGGGCAGCCGGTCACCAGCACCACGGGGATCGTGGGACTCTACAAGTCCGTGGACGGCGGCGAGAGTTGGACGGCGGTCGACGTACCGGAGGGTCCCATGGGTGCCGCGACGCCCCACGTGGACACGCGGCCGTTGGCGCGCATCGGAGGCGGTGACCTCCCGACCATCACCGTGGATCCGCAGCAGGAGAACGTCCTCTACAGCGCCACGGTGGTGATGTGGCGTAGCGACGATGGCGGCGTCCATTGGACCGCGGTGCGGGGTGCCTACGGCGGGGACGACTACCAGAAGATCTGGATCAACCCGAACGACCCCAAGATCATCCTGGCGGTCTCGGACCAGGGCGCCGTGATCTCCGCCAATCGGGGTGTCTCCTGGAGCAACTGGTACACGCAGCCCACCGCGGCCATCTACCACGTCACTGCGGACAACGCCTTCCCCTACCGCCTGTGTGGCGGCCAGCAGGACTCGGGTTCCGCGTGCGTGAAGAGCCGCTCCGACGACGGGATGATCACGTTCCACGACTGGCACCCCGTGAACATCCAGGAGTACGGCATCGCCGCCCCGGATCCGCGCGATCCCGACCTGGTCTTCGGGAGCGCCCGCACCGACGTCTCGCTGTACAACCGGAGAACGGGCCAGACGACGAGCGTGGGCCCGGAGATGGGTCCGCGCGGTGGCCCGTTCAATCGCGACGTGCGCACGATGCCGATCCTGTGGTCGCCCGTGGATCCGGACCTGCTCTTCTATACGTCCAACGTGGTGTGGAAGACCCGGGACCGCGGTCAGAGCTGGGAGCGCATCAGCCCGGATCTGGCCCGGCAGACCTGGGAGGTTCCCACCTCAGCGGGCCGCTACGCGTCCAGCGTCACGCCTCGGCCGCTGGGCACGATCACGGCCCTTTCGGCCTCGCCACTGGACGTCGACATCCTCTGGGCAGGCACCGACGACGGCAACATCCAGACGACGAGCGACGGCGGGGCACACTGGTCCAACGTGACGCCGCCCGCGATCCGGCCCTGGACACGCATCTTCAACATCGAGGCCGGCCACTTCGATGTGGGCACGGCCTACGCTGCGGCCAATACGATGCGGATCGACGACATGAATCCGCACTTCTGGCGCACCCACGACGGCGGCCGCACCTGGGTGGAGATCAACCGGGGGATCGCGCCGGGAGCGGTGGCCAACTCCATCCGCGAGGATCCACGCACACCGGGGCTGCTCTATGCCGCGACGGAGACGCAGGTGTGGGTCTCCTTCGACGACGGTGATCAGTGGCACTCGCTGCGCCTGGACATGCCGGCCGTCTCGGTCCGCGATATCAAGGTGAAGGACGACAGCACCTGCCTGTGCTCCGACCTCGTGGCCGGCACGCACGGTCGGGGCTTCTGGATCCTCGACAATGTGACGCCCCTGCGTCAGGCGGTGGAGGCCGCGTCGGCGGAGCGCGCCTATCTGTTCGAGCCCGCCACAGCGGTGCGCGTGCGCTTCGGCACGAACGATCCCACGGAGTGGACACCCGAGCTTCCCCACGGCGAGAACCCTCTGCCTGGGGGCATCATCGACTACTGGCTCGCCGCCGACGCCGCCGGTCCCGTCACGTTGGACGTGCTGGACGGTGGTGGAACGGTCATCCGCTCGTACTCGAGCGACGATCCCAGGCTGGAACCCGACCCCGCGCTCGATCCCGCGGGCTACGACCGGATCTGCCAGGAAGATCCGACGGCACCGAATTGCCGTGTGCCACTCTACTGGCCCGCACCGCAGATGGTGCTGAGCACCCGACGGGGAATGCACCGCTTCTCGTGGGACCTGCGCTACGAGCCCCTGGGTGACGAGCCCAGGGCCGGGGGCGGGGCCACGGGGGCCGTACCGGGGCACACGTATCCGCGGGTGGACGCTCCCTGGGCGCCCCCGGGGCGCTACACGGTCCGTCTCCGCGTGGGCGGCCAGGAACACACGCGTCCCCTGACGCTCCGTCTCGATCCTCGCGTGACGACTGCGGCCGCCGACCTCCAGCGCGTGGCCACCCTTTCGCGGGAGATGTGGGAGGCGGCCACGGAGGCGCACACGGAGTACGGGCGGGCCCGCGCGCTGCTCGATCGACTGGGTGGGGTCCAGGGTCAGCAGGCGGCTTCCCTGCGCACCGAGCTCGCCACCCTGGCACCGGAGGCCCGGAGCGGCGGCGGAGGCTTCTTCCGCGGCCCGGCCGGCCCACCCGATCTGAGCACGATCGGCGGTGTACTCATGGGCGCGGCCCTCGCGATGCAAGAGGCGGAGGTGCCGGCCACGGCCCGCCAGATTGCCGCCTGTGACGAGGCGCGCGCGCAGGCGCGTGACATCCTGGCTCGCTGGCGTGCGCTGGAGACCTCTGCGCGCCGCCTGACGGGTGGACCGTAGATCGGGCGCGGGCGGCGCTTCGCGCGACGATCTCCGCTTCCGTTACCCGAACTGAGACCCTTCACTCCATGAGCACGCCCATGACCCGCACCGTCCGAACGCTGCGCCTCGCAACGCTGCTCCTGATCGCGGCGCCGTGGGCGGCCGCGGCCCAGCAGAACGCCGGCCAGCTCTCGCTCGACCGCATCTTCAACTCGGGCGAGTTCGCGTCCGACCGCTTCGGACCGGTGCGCTGGCTGGTGGACGGGTCTGGATACACCACCGTCGAGGTGTCGCCTCGCGTGCGTGGCTACGACATCGTCCGCTACGAACCGGGGTCCGGTGCCCGCGCGGTGTTGGTGGCCGCCGAGCGGTTGATCCCGACGGGGAGCCGGGCGCCTCTGATCCTGGAGGACTACGAGTGGTCGGACGACGGCAGCAAACTCCTGGTGTACACCAACTCCGAGCGCGTCTGGCGCGTGAACTCGCGCGGCGACTACTGGGTCTTGGACCTCCAGTCGGGGAAGCTGCAGAAGCTCGGTGGAGACGCGCCGGCCTCCACGTTGATGTTCGCCAAGTTCTCCCACCAGGCCGACCGGGTGGCCTACGTGCGTCAGAACGACATCTACGTGGAGCGCCTGGAGGACGGACAGATCACCAAGCTGACCGAAGGCGGGTCCCCGACGCTGATCAACGGCACCTTCGACTGGGCTTACGAGGAGGAGTTCGGCATCCGGGACGGCTTCCGTTGGAGTCCGGACGGTACCCGGATCGCCTACTGGCAACTGGATTCCAGCGGCGTGAAGGAGTTCCTGCTGGTCAACGACACCGACTCCCTGTACCCGATCGTCACGCGTCTGCCCTATCCCAAGGTGGGCGAGGTTCTGTCTGCGGCCCGCGTGGGAGTGGTTCCCGCCGCCGGTGGCGCGACCGTGTGGGCGCAGCTGCAGGGCGATCCCCGCAACAACTACATCGCCCGCATGGAGTGGGCCGCCAATTCGGAGCAGTACACCGTCCAGTATCTGAACCGGCCGCAGAACACCAATCAGCTGGTCATGGTGGCGGCCGCCACCGGTGCGGTCCAGACCATCTACACGGATGAGGATCCAGCCTGGGTGGACGCGGTAGACGACATGCGGTGGATGGACGGTGGCGCCCGCTTCACCTGGGTGAGCGAGAAGGACGGGTGGCGGCATGTCTACGTGGTGTCCCGGGACGGACAGGAGCAGCTCATCACGCCCTGGCCTCTGGATGTGGTGAACATCGAGCTGATCGACGACCGCGGTGGCTGGCTGTACTTCATCGCGTCCCCCGACAACGCCACCCAGCGCTATCTGTACCGTTCGCGACTGGACGGGCGGGGAGAGCCACAGCGCCTCACGCCCGAGCAGTACCCGGGCTGGAACTCCTATCAGCTCTCCCAGGACGGGAGTTGGGCGTTCCAGACCTATTCGGCCTTCTCCCTCCCGTCCACGGTGCGGCTGGTCTCGCTTCCGGATCACCGGTCCGTGCGCACGATGGTGGACAACGCCGCGCTCAAGGAGACGGTCGCCGCGCTGGACCGCGGCGAGTCGGAATTCTTCCAGGTCACCACCGAGGAAGGGGTGGTGATGGACGGCTGGATCATGAAGCCGCCGCACTTCGATCCCGCGCGCAAGTATCCGCTGCTGTTCTACGTCTACGGCGAACCGGCCGCGCAGACGGTGACCGACAGCTGGGGTGGTAGCCGGTACCTGTGGCACTTGATGCTCACGCAACAGGGCTACCTGGTGGCCAGCGTCGAGAATCGAGGCACTCCCGCACCTCGAGGACGTGAATGGCGCAAGTCCGTGCACGGCGAGATCGGTACGCTGGCCTCACGCGATCAGGCGGGGGCGGCGCGCGTCATCCGGGACTGGGACTTCGTGGATGCGGAGCGCATCGGCATCTGGGGATGGAGCGGAGGTGGCTCCATGACGCTCAACATGATGTTCCGCTCTCCGGACATCTACCGGACCGGCATGTCGGTGGCACCGGTGCCCGATCAGCGCCTCTATGACGCCATTTACCAGGAGCGCTACTCCGGCGTGCTGCCGGACTTCGCCGACGGCTATCAGCGCGGCTCACCCATCACGCACGTGGATGGTCTGCGCGGCAACCTGCTGCTGGTCCACGGCAGCGGCGACGACAACGTGCACTATCAGGGATCCGAACGCCTCATCAACGCGATGATCGAGCGCGGCAAGGTGTTCACCATGATGACCTATCCCAACCGGACCCACGGCATCTACGAGGGCCCCGGCACCACGCTGCACCTCTACAACCTGCTGACCCGCTATCTGAAGGAGAACCTGCCGGCGGGGCCGGGGCCGGTGTCGTAGGAAAGCTCCGCCAGGGGACGTGCCCTCCTGCCTCCGGTACCGTAGGATGGTGGGACCTAGCCACGCCTCCAGGAGATTCCGATGAAGTCGCTGCGCCCGCTGGTGCTGGGTGGCCTCGTCCTGGCCGCTTCCGCCACGCCCGCATTCAGCCAGATGCGTCCGCTCGAGCACCCGGACGTCCTCCACTGGAACAGCATTGCCAACCCCTCGCTGTCGCCGGACGGCGGCTGGCTCGCGTGGGTGCAGAGGCCCCTGGAGGGCGACCCGACGCTCCGGGTGCGGACCGCGCGCGAAGGCGGCGTGGATCTCTCGGTCCGGGGCACCTCGCCCGTGTTCACGTCCGATTCCCGCTTCGTCGTGTTCGAGGTTCCGCCGCTGGAAGCGGTCCTCGATTCGCTCAAGCTGGAGGGCAAGAAGCGGGATGATCTGCCGGGCGACTCCCTGGCCGTGGCCGACCTGACGGCCGTCTTCGCCGGAGGCGCCCCGCAGCCCTCCGGCGTGACGCGGTTGGGCGCCGTCGAGGACTTCAAGGTCGCGGAGGAAGGTTCGTGGTTGGCGTACCGCGTGAAGAAGGAGAAGAAGGAGGAGGAACCGGCGGCTGAACGGGCGGAGACTCCGGCAGCGGAAGCGCCCGCTGCGGAGGGTGCGGAAAGCCGGCCCGACCACAAGAAGGACGAAGGCTCCACGCTGGTGGTCCGAAATCTCGTCTCCGGCGCGGAGAGCCGCTACGAGGACGCCGTCGAGTACGTGTTCTCCAAGAACGGACGCACGCTCGCATTCACGACCTCCACGAAGGACGGCAGCCACGACGGCGCGTTCGTCCTCACCCTGTCCGATGGCGGGGTGCACACACTCCGTGCGGACGAGGGACACTACCGGAAGATCGCGCTGTCGGAGGACGGGACGCAGGTGGCCTTCCTCACCGACGCGGCCGACTTCGCGGCCAAGCAACCCGAGTTCACGCTCGAACGAGCCTCCGCGGGAAGCTGGACGGCGAAGACGCTGGCGAGCACGTCCACGGCCGGCATCCCCGAGGACTGGTGGGTGAGCGAGAACGGCACCCTGCGCTTCTCGGAGAAGGGGACGCGACTCTACTTCGGGACGGCACCACGCCCGGCCCCCGATCCGGAGGAGAAGGTCCTCGACGAGGACAAGGTCTCCGTCGACGTCTGGAACTGGAAAGATCCCTATCTCCAACCCATGCAGCTGGTCCAGGCGGATGAGGAGAAGAAGCGCTCCTACGACGCGGTGGTCCACCTGGACGCGGGTCGGGTGGTGCAGCTCGGTACGCCGGAGATTCCGGACGTGCGCTTTGCCGACGAGGGTGAGCCGCGCTTCGCACTGGGCGTGACCGACGTACCCTACCGGCAGCTCCTCTCCTGGGACGGTCGCTACAGCGACGTCTACGCCATCGATCTGACGACCGGTGTGGCGCGTAAGGTGGCTGAGCAGGTCAAGGGCTTCGGAGGAGGCAGCATCTCGCCTGCGGGCACCTGGGCGAGCTGGTGGGACGGGGCCGAGCGGCAGTGGAAGGGAGCACCGCTGGCCGGAGGTGCGACCGTGACCTTGAGCGCTGGCGCGGGCGAGCCCGTGTGGTACGAGCTGGACGACCACCCGGACGAGCCGCCGCCCTACGGGTCGGCCGGTTGGACGGCGGGCGATGTGGCCTTCCTCTACTACGACAGCTATGACGTCTTCCGGTTCGAACCTGCGTCCGGGACCACCACCAACCTGACGCGGGGGCAGGGCCGGGAGTCGGGGCTGCGCTTCCGTTACGCGGACACCGAGCCCGAGCTCGAGCACGTACCGGAAGGCGAGATCCTGCTCAGCGCCTTCCATCTGACCAACAAACAGGGCGGGTTCTACCAGGCGCGCAGCGACCGTGCCGGAGCTCCCAGACAGATCCTGTTGACGGACAAGTCGTTCGCCCTGCGTGGCAAGGCCAAGGATGCCGACCGCTGGCTGGTGAGCCGGGAGGACTTCCGTGAGTTCCCCGACCTGTGGGTGACCGATGGACCGATCACGGACATGGTCAAGCTGACGGACGCCAATCCCCAGCAGCGCCAGTTCACCTGGGGCACGGCCGAGCTGACCGAGTGGACCTCCAACGATGGTGCGCCGCTCCAAGGCATGCTGTTCAAGCCCGACGGCTTCGACCCGTCACAGAAGTACCCGATGATGGTCTATTTCTACGAGCGCATGTCGGACGGCCTGTACGAGTACCGGTCCCCCGTTCCAGGCAGCTCTTCCATCGCGGTGCCGTTCTACGTGAGTCGCGGCTACCTGGTCTTCATTCCGGACATTCCCTACGAGATCGGCTATCCGGGGGAGAGCGCGCTGGACGCGGTGGTGCCTGGCGTGCTGAGCCTGACGGCCAAGGGCTTCGTGCAGGAGGACAAGATCGGCGTGCAGGGTCACTCCTGGGGTGGCTACCAGATCGCCTACATGGTCACCAGGACCAATCTGTTCGCGGCCGCCGAGGCCGGTGCGCCGGTGGCCAACATGACCAGTGCCTACGGGGGCATCCGCTGGCAGACGGGGATGAGCCGGGCCTTCCAGTACGAGCGCACCCAGAGCCGGATCGGCGGCACGCCCTGGGATGCCACCGACGAATACCTCTCCAATTCTCCGCTCTTCTTCGTCAACAAGATCGAGACGCCGCTGTTGATGATGCACAACGACGCGGATGGTGCGGTGCCCTGGTATCAGGGCATCGAGATGTTCTCCGCCATGCGTCGCCTGCAGAAGCCGGTCTGGATGCTGAACTACAACGGCGAGGCGCACGGACTCAGGGAAGAACGCAACCGGAAAGACTGGGCGCTGCGCATGCAGCAGTTCTTCGATCACTACCTGAAGGATGCACCGGCGCCGGTGTGGATGGAGGAGGGCGTGCCCGCCATCATGAAGGGCAAGACGTTGGGGACCGAGATCAGGATCCGGGGGGTGTCGTGATGTCCCGGATCTCCCTGCGACCGAGCCGACCGGCGTACGGATGGCAGGCGCTCCCACCCACGAGAGCGTGATCCGTCCATGACCATGCCCGCGCTCCTGCTGCTCGCCTCCATGCAGCAGCTGCCCGCTCCGTTCGAGACACCCTGGAACCGCGCCATCCCCAAGGTGGTGGCGCAGCCCGCGGACGCCACGCTCTCGCTGCCGGACGGATTCGAAGTCTCGGTGTTCGCGGAGCGGCTCACGAACCCGAGGCACCTGGCGCTCGCGCCCAACGGCGATGTGTTCGTGGCCGAGAGCGCGCCGGGGAGCATCGTGGTGCTGCGGGACGCCGACGGCGATGGAGTGGCGGAGTTGCGCGAGACATTCGCCACGGGACTGGACCGGCCGTTCGGCCTGGCGTTCCACGGCGGGTATCTCTACGTGGGGAAC
This window encodes:
- a CDS encoding glycoside hydrolase — its product is MRALIQPSALVLILLASWGTAASAQSPELWADMHWRSIGPTRAGRTRALDGVASQPNVFYVGFDNGGVWRSTDYGSNWEPLFDAQPTGSIGAIAVAPSNPDIIYVGSGGGIIRPDLSTGDGMYKSTDAGATWTHLGLRDSQMIADVVVDPNDPDRLFVAVLGHPYGPNEERGIYRSTDGGQTFEQVLYRDAYTSGNDVLLDPSNPNTVYATLWEQQQGFQEGAAFGGAGTSIYKSTDGGTTWRPLSEGLPNVIQANLALAPSNPRLLYAMVAGTPRGQPVTSTTGIVGLYKSVDGGESWTAVDVPEGPMGAATPHVDTRPLARIGGGDLPTITVDPQQENVLYSATVVMWRSDDGGVHWTAVRGAYGGDDYQKIWINPNDPKIILAVSDQGAVISANRGVSWSNWYTQPTAAIYHVTADNAFPYRLCGGQQDSGSACVKSRSDDGMITFHDWHPVNIQEYGIAAPDPRDPDLVFGSARTDVSLYNRRTGQTTSVGPEMGPRGGPFNRDVRTMPILWSPVDPDLLFYTSNVVWKTRDRGQSWERISPDLARQTWEVPTSAGRYASSVTPRPLGTITALSASPLDVDILWAGTDDGNIQTTSDGGAHWSNVTPPAIRPWTRIFNIEAGHFDVGTAYAAANTMRIDDMNPHFWRTHDGGRTWVEINRGIAPGAVANSIREDPRTPGLLYAATETQVWVSFDDGDQWHSLRLDMPAVSVRDIKVKDDSTCLCSDLVAGTHGRGFWILDNVTPLRQAVEAASAERAYLFEPATAVRVRFGTNDPTEWTPELPHGENPLPGGIIDYWLAADAAGPVTLDVLDGGGTVIRSYSSDDPRLEPDPALDPAGYDRICQEDPTAPNCRVPLYWPAPQMVLSTRRGMHRFSWDLRYEPLGDEPRAGGGATGAVPGHTYPRVDAPWAPPGRYTVRLRVGGQEHTRPLTLRLDPRVTTAAADLQRVATLSREMWEAATEAHTEYGRARALLDRLGGVQGQQAASLRTELATLAPEARSGGGGFFRGPAGPPDLSTIGGVLMGAALAMQEAEVPATARQIAACDEARAQARDILARWRALETSARRLTGGP
- a CDS encoding MBL fold metallo-hydrolase, which produces MPRRLLSHPRAGLRALLPACLVAIAGLLGGSPAAAQNMDDVQITTTRVADGVYMLMGQGGNIGLSVGPDGAFVIDDQFAPLTEKILRAIAGVTSEPVRFVFNTHWHGDHTGGNENMGEAGALIVAHENVRQRMSVEQVLERIGRPVSTTPASPEGALPVVTFTEEVSFHINGDELHAFHVANAHTDGDAIVHFVGANVVHMGDTFFRDRFPFIDTASGGSIDGVIAAAGAALAVMDANTQVIPGHGALSTRVDLQNYRDALKSMRDAVAGMMERGMSLEQMQAARPLRAQAERWGQDQAAEESFVATIHHGLGGR
- a CDS encoding aldo/keto reductase, whose amino-acid sequence is MPLDRRQWLRRAAAGAATLWLDPRRLGAQEASQRMRAIPSTGEELPVVGLGSARTFSVSWGGAELDALREVLRLFHEGGGRLFDTAPTYGGAEAVSGRLARELEIHRGLFFATKISTGGGRRAAVAQEQGSLETWGREVIDLNQVHNLLDVREHLPYLREEKEAGRVRYIGVTTSRIPQHDATEAVLRREPMDFVQLNYSLGERQAADRLLPLALDRGLAVIVNEPFNAGGLFRAVRGQSLPEWAAEFDCASWGQFFLKYILSHPAVTVVIPATGDPEHLLDNMGAGLGRLPDAEMRRRMEAFFDGL
- a CDS encoding aldo/keto reductase encodes the protein MEVRVLGRTGIRVSALALGTANFADPTPEAEARLILDRAIDAGINLIDTGDSYGGGEAERIIGRALKANGRRQQVVVSTKVFPPTGPGPNDRGNSRLHILRACHESLQRLQTDYIDLYFLHRFDPDTHPEETLRALDDLVREGKVRYVACSTFPAWRVMEALAISERRGYARLCCEQPPYNLLDRRIENELLPLCREHQLGVLVWAPIAQGVLAGRYANAAALPEGSRARSRGGIYAERVTAEGIAVGNRFVALARETGMSPIQLAVLWAKDQPGVTAPLIGPRTAAHLEDYLPVGDMRLSDEVRRACDDLVPPGTMVVNFHNSAGWGAGSRTLGVADRN
- a CDS encoding membrane dipeptidase; the encoded protein is MTVPRRDFIRYAAAAGVTPSLLGAMPDGATPRGRTSVRPLWPGYDDAMVIDFLGSPGYFNYPENPPLDDVMVNNARTSGITAMNVTVSAGDTVNTLRRMSPWFTNVEKWPDVFHMVRTVEQLHQAKAGGQVGIVLGFQDTTPYEGDLSRVDVFHEMGVRVVQLTYNVRNLVGDGCLEPGNAGLSTFGRQVVERLNELGSIVDLSHCGKRTTAEGIAASRVPVGITHTGCNAVAPHPRSKDDEELRAAAQGGGVVGIYLMPFLSPGRVPTGDDVIAHIEHALQVCGEDHVGIGSDLSITPIDGSDEYWSKHREFVSGRLAAGIAAPAEDPDVLFTVPDLNSHRRMEMIADRLSSRGHNDRIIEKVIGGNWVRLFGEVWKG